AACTACtaaatatagtttttatttaaagccaattttagattttttaatattatttttttaataaaagataacAATAcatcttaattttaatttttttatattaaaaaaaccactttttttTACTGTTAAAAAAACCAGTTCTAAATCCTGATCCAATTCAactttgatgttttctcttccgatCTCGTGATTTTTTTACAccccaatatttcaattttgcagaaatcgaatttttctagtgcaaattcagagtaaatttcgatttttaaaaaccaatttttttttcaaagacaAAAGAAATTTGGTTTTTAGGAAccgaagtatttttttttttttttggtacattgaacCGAAGTATTTTATaaagacaaaattgaaaaatttcaagaaataaaaaaacactatatgggaagagaaaacatcttgaACTTTTGCCGCCATTCTCTTTCACTACTCTACTCTGTCTATAGGGtttagggatgacaaaaaaatccaaatccgagagacccacccgaacccaaacccaagtcaacggacgaaacccgatttgactgggtttgagtttgggttcgggtgacacccgataatatggatGTGGGTTTgatatcagtcaaacccacacccgaaacccatacacccacccgaaatattttataattacctccataatctccctcaatttccttggacgACCTTAAATtgtagttgtaatttaatttcttgaaagtctatgttgtaatttcttgaaagtctatgtttgaatttccttggaagaccttaattttagttgtaatttaattcaaagtctattttggaatttaatttcttaaatttgcaaattattttcaaatgtgctgcgggtttgggtttgagtgggaaaaacccgaacccaatgggtgtgagcgtgggtgttgttttgccaacCGAACAGTCTTTGAATTTgagtttgggtgatgatttcgggtgtgagtttggtaagtgTTAAACCCGCACCCATAGGAGCCCGTTGCCATCCTAAATAGGGTTTCTCAAATTCATTCACACACATCTCTTATCTCTCCCTCCAACTGTAAATCTTCAGTTCTCCTTTACCTCGTTGCCGGAAGTAAAGAAtacagaaaacaaaaaaaaaatgtcaaccaagaagaaacaaaaacgCAAAAACAACGATAGCGATGAAGACGACGTTTTCTACTACCGCTACCCCACCGCCACCGCCACCGCCACCGCCACATCCAATAACCAAAtccaatcaaaatcaaacaacaaaGCATCATCGATAATATCGACAACAGGTGAATCCTTAGCACCATCAAAATCAACACTATATGTTTCAAATCTAGATTACTCCTTAACAAACTCCGATCTCCACACTCTCTTTTCGACTTTCGGCCGAATCGCGCGTGTAACGGTTCTTAAAGACCGTCACACGCGCCTCAGCCGTGGTGTTGCGTTTATTCAGTTTGTTTTGCGTCAGGATGCGCAACGCGCTGTGACGGAAATGAATAAGAAGATTTTGAATGGACGGACTTTGACGGTGTCGATTGCTGCTGATAATGGACGCGCGCCGGAGTTTATTAAGAAGCGCGTGTATAATTCGGAGACTGGTTTGTGTTTTGAGTGTGGGGAGCATGGTCATTTGTCTTATGAGTGTCCTAAGAATCAGTTGGGGCCGAGGGAGCGGCCGCAGCCTAAGAAGCCGAGGCGTGGGTTTGGCGGGTTTAGGGATAGACTGGAAggtaatgatgatgatgaggatgagGAGGAGGAAGATGATGGACAGTTTGAGCAATATAGTTGGGCTTCCATTGTGGATTGATCATGAGTTACGTAGAATTGACATTTCATATTGGAGGTGCGTCTAATGTGTGAGATTAACACTTGTGATTATATTAAATTACTTATGGTTTCTCACATTATAACTTGTGTTGAATTTCGTATTGTGTCTAGTGTTAGTATCAGCGTTTCATAGATTTTGAATGATGAATAGGTTTATATGGTGTTGGTTTGGTTGGATGTGTTTATGTTTTTGATTCTTTTTAACATAAATACATCTTAATGTGTTAATCCTAGCAGTGTTAGTTAATTGTTATTGTGGTAGTGATAGTTGTGAATTCGTGGAGAGAGAGCTTTTTTGTGTTTGCCATATTTTGATAGCCGATGAATGATGAGTCTTTATTTATATGCTTAATTTAGCATTTGGTTTACctataaaacaaaatgaaatggcCTATTTGTTATGCCTTTGTTTTTGGTTCAGCTAAAAATGGAATCAACTATGATTAAACACTTAAGCTGATGCAATTGCAATGGTGGAATTGTTGAAATTTTCAAAAGCAATATGTTGTAGCAGTTacgattttgttttttgaagagAGCAAATTAAAAACCATGATACTAAATGTAGACTATAACTCTTATGTTATGCTCTGTTCCTTACTAGCTTATGTGCCAAATTTTATCTAAGTTAGCATGGTCTTACTAGCATGGCCTTAGAAGCAATTGAGCAGATGACATATCATAAATTTCGGCAATTTTGCACTACATCGTTAAAACCGTTGTTGTTTGTACTAAGGGAGAACAGAGGAACATATTACAATTAAGATTTCGTTTTTGCATAAATATAAGTTGACTCTGTAAATAAGAAAGATTCTGCGTAGTTTTAAGATATAGACAGGACCGGCTTATGCTTTCATTATTGCCATAATTTTGTCTGTCTTTCATAGAATAGAAAGAAGCAACAGTTTCTGTATTTTCTGCAACATGTTATTGATTATATTGGTATCTGTGTGTCAATCTGTTCTACATACTGCCGTGAATATCATATGAACATAATTGCCATAATTTTGTCTCTTTCATATAATAGAAGCAACAGTTCTGTATTTTCTGCAACATGCTATTGATTATACTGGTATCTGTGTCAATCTGTTCAGCATACACGGTAAATATCATATGAACATATTGTTGACCATCAATCCATGTTAAAGACACATAATTGTTTCCACCATAGGCCTCTTTCCCATAGAAGGTGATTCATTGGACATACTCTTCACAGTCCACACCCTGAGCAAAAACAACTTTATTGCGAAGGACCTTTACATTCAATCGTTCAGTTACAGTCAACATTTCTGTTCATGTGGCATTGAGGGATCCCACATTGCCAACTGCTCTTCTGATTACCTTTGCTCCTTGATGCCTATTAAGTTAGGATATTTACTGATGTTTTATTGGCCAACTGAAACTAGTCTTAGACAGTAATCTTATATTTTTCTTGAATAACCATAATGACAAAAGAATATGAGATAATCTTTTGTAGCTATTTCATGATAAAACCCGGGCTGAGAATTATGGGTTGATTAATTTCCCCAACTTCCATTTCATGTGGGTTAGCAAAGTAATTCAAGCTATTGGTTAGATTCTTAGTTTGAATATGATTGAATTATTATGAATGAACTAATCGTTTGAATATGTTTGAATTATTATGTCCGTATCTGTTATGCAACAAGGGATTTGACCAGATTCTCAATTTCAAACATGATGGTGTAGAGGGGATTCCTTCAAACATGGTGGCGTGGTGGCTTGTATTCTCAAGTGCCAAAGGAACCACATGAACCACTTTCTTTCACGCTATAATTTCAGAATAATATGATAGTAGTTGATCGATGTATAATTTAGTTGTCTTGTTAATTATCATTGTGAAGAATAATTCATTATGTATAATTTAGTGGTCTACTAGTCTTTTATTGATAATTGAAGTAAAAAAGAAGTTCAGTATTTGTATTTCTTCCTGTGTGGATTGCAAGTTTGCCTCTTTTGTAACACATCTCATAGTGGAGAAATAAGTGCTTTTCTCATACATGTGTGAGAGTAACAGTACATGTCTTCCAACCTCTACTCATGTTCCTGTTCTGAACCAAAGTGGATTTACT
This portion of the Trifolium pratense cultivar HEN17-A07 linkage group LG3, ARS_RC_1.1, whole genome shotgun sequence genome encodes:
- the LOC123916588 gene encoding U11/U12 small nuclear ribonucleoprotein 31 kDa protein-like; the encoded protein is MSTKKKQKRKNNDSDEDDVFYYRYPTATATATATSNNQIQSKSNNKASSIISTTGESLAPSKSTLYVSNLDYSLTNSDLHTLFSTFGRIARVTVLKDRHTRLSRGVAFIQFVLRQDAQRAVTEMNKKILNGRTLTVSIAADNGRAPEFIKKRVYNSETGLCFECGEHGHLSYECPKNQLGPRERPQPKKPRRGFGGFRDRLEGNDDDEDEEEEDDGQFEQYSWASIVD